A region of Chelonia mydas isolate rCheMyd1 chromosome 7, rCheMyd1.pri.v2, whole genome shotgun sequence DNA encodes the following proteins:
- the CUTC gene encoding copper homeostasis protein cutC homolog isoform X3 — protein MMRGVPGSGSPGAADQVRRQHHCHPECRGMKAAIHSLYMETLKRKPDQGKAFELTSKWDASNHFLAWGGFTRFANWRFIHRARLNCVPVNGAVCHGNREKRCRKCGYSNETLPHVLCSCRPHSRAWQLRHNATQNRLVKAIAPRLGEIAMNCAISGTDSQQRPDVVVTDKAQKKIILVDVMVFFENRTLAFCEAQARKLEKYTPPGRHPESKGL, from the coding sequence ATGATGCGAGGAGTGCCAGGatctgggagtcctggtgccgcagatcaggtccgACGACAACACCATTGTCACCCCGAGTGCCGGGGcatgaaggcagccatccactcactgtacatggaaaccctgaagcgtaaaccggaccagggtaaagccttcgaactgaccagcaagtgggatgccagcaaccacttcctcgcctggggcggcttcacccgttttgccaactggcggttcatccaccgtgcCCGACTCAACTGCGTCCCGGTCAACGGAGCCGTTTGCCACGGGAACCGAGagaagcgttgcaggaagtgcggctactccaacgagaccctgccccacgtcctgtgcagctgcaggccccactccagagcctggcagctgcgccacaacgccacccagaaccgcctggtgaaagccatcgcaccgcgcctgggggagatCGCTATGAACTGCGCCATCTCCGGGACTGACAGCCAGCAGCGACCTGACGTGGTCGTCACCGacaaggcccagaaaaagatcatccttgtCGACGTCATGGTCttctttgagaacaggaccctggcCTTCTGCGAAGCCcaagctcgtaagctggaaaaatacaccccccctggccgacaccctgagagcaaagGGCTATGA